Part of the Olsenella profusa DSM 13989 genome, CCTTTGATGCCCGGATGGAGGCCCAGAAGGAGCGCGCCCGCGCGAGCGCCAACCGTGACGCCTGGGGAAAGGCCGCCAGCGTGTGGGTGGCCCTCTCCGATCGTGTGCCCGAGACGCAGTTCGAGGGGTACGACTCCGACGAGCTCGCGGGTGCGCATGTACTGGCCATCGTGGACGCCAACGGCCAGGAGGTCTCGGTCGCCCATGTGGGCGATAGGGTGGACGTGGTGCTCGACCGCACGAGCTTCTACGGCGAGATGGGTGGCCAGGTGGGTGACACCGGCAAGCTCGTGGGCGATGCCGTGACCCTCGCCGTGAGCGACACCAGGCACCACGAGGGCGGGCTGGTGGCCCATGTGGCCGAGGTCACGGCTGGCGAGCTCATGGTGGGTGACATGGTGCGCTGCGTGGTGGACCACGGCCGCCGCGAGCTCATCCGCCGCAACCATACCGCCACGCACCTGCTGGACGCGGCCCTCAAGCAGGTCCTGGGGGAGCACGTGAGCCAGGCGGGCTCCCTGGTCGCCCCCGACCACCTGCGCTTCGACTTCACGCACTTCGAGGCCATGACGCCCGAGGAGATCGAGCGCGTCGAGGGGCTCGTGAACGCGGAGGTCTTCGCCGCCGAGCCAATCGTGACCCAGGTCATGGGCATCGATGAGGCCAAGGCATCCGGTGCCGTGGCCCTCTTTGGCGAGAAGTATGGCGACATGGTGCGCGTCGTCTCCACGGGAGACGCGGATGTGCCCTTCTCGCGCGAGCTCTGTGGCGGCACCCATGCGCATAACACCGCCGAGCTCGGGTTCTTCAAGATCGTCTCGGAGGGATCCGTGGGCTCCAACGCCCGCCGCATCGATGCCGTCACCTCGGCGGGCGCCCTGCAGTACGTGGACGAGCGCCTGGGCCTGCTTGCTGGGGTGGCCCAGAGCCTCAAGTGTCGCCCTGCCGATGTCGCCGCCCGCGTGGCTGCGCTCGAGCAGGAGCTGCGCGATACCAGGCGACAGCTCGAGGACGTCACGACGGGCGCTTCCACGGGCCAGCTTGCCGACGCCCTTGCCCATGCCTCCCAGCTCGAGGGCTATCGCTGCGTCTTTGCCAAGCTCAAGGGTCCCTCGGGCAAGGAGCTCAGGAGCGTGTGGGACGCCATCCGCGACGGCGCGGGCGAAGGGCCGGTGGCCTGCGTGGTGGCCTCCTCCACGCCCGATGGCAAGGTCGCGCTGCTCGCGGCCGCAACCGATGCGGCCGTCTCGGCGGGCTTCCATGCCGGTGACGTCATCAGGTACATCGCCGACAAGGTCGATGGTCGCGGCGGTGGCAGGCCCACCATGGCGCAGGCCGGCGGTGCAGACGCCTCCGGCATCGACGCCGCCCTCGCCGCCGCCCGCGAGCTTCTGGGCGCCTGAGGTCCCATGAGGGCGTTGGCGCTCGACATAGGGGATGCGCGCATCGGGATTGCCGCCACGGACGCGGGCGGCACGGTCGCCTCGCCCGTGAAGGTGCTGCCTGCCGCCGAGGTGCTCTCCCATGCCGCGAGCTTCCGGCGCATCCTTGAGGACGTCGAGCCCGACGTCCTCGTGTGCGGCCGGCCTCGGACGCTCTCGGGTGAGGATGGCCCCCAGGCTCGGAAGGCCATGGAGCAGGGACGCACCATCGCCGAGCGGGCGGGGCTGCCCGTGGAGTTTGTGGACGAACGCCTGAGCTCTGCCGAAGCCAAGCGCATCCTGCGCGCGGAAGGCCTGAGCGAACGGAAGATGCGCGGGCGCGTTGACATGGTGGCCGCCTCGCTCTTTCTTCAGACCTGGCTCGACGCACGAACCGACGATCAGCAAAGGTAGGGTTATGGCAACCAAGCACATGAGGTCCAGCGCACATACCCGGACAAGGCGTCCTTTGGGTACGGCACCGTCTCCCCGCGTGGCACGCGCACGCACGCATCGCGCCCGGCGCGAGCGCAGCACGAGGTCGCCTCTGCCCAAGCTCATCCTCGTCCTGGTGGCGCTCGTCCTCGTGGGCGTTGGCGGCTGCCAGGCGTGGCAGCGGCTCTTCCCGCCCGAGGAGGTCGGCGACGTCACGCCGGGCCAGGTGGTCACGGTGACCATCCCCGATGGCTCAGGCACGCAGGATATCGCCAATATCCTCTTTGAGGGTGGCATCATTGCCAAGCGGAGCGACTTCACGGGCGAGGTCAAGCGTCAGGATGCCGGTGCCAGCATGAAGAGCGGCACGTACGACATCGTGACGGGCGCCAACGTCGCCGATATCGTGCGCCTGCTGGTCTCCGGCCCCAACTCCAACGCCAAGAAGCTCACCGTGCCCGAGGGGCTCACCGTGTCGCAAACGGCCACGGCGGTGCAGACGGCCCTAGGCATCTCGACCGATGACTTCCTGGCCCAGGCAAAGGCGTCCAACTATGTGGATGACTACCCCTTCCTGTCCTCTGCGCAGAACGACTCGCTCGAGGGCTTCCTCTATCCCAAGACCTATGACCTCAGCGCCACGGACGGCTCGGCCGACGCGGTCATCCGCGCCATGCTTGACCAGTATCGGAGCGAGGTGATGTCCCTTGACCTCGCCAGTGCCGAGACGGGCATCGAGAGTGCCTACGGCATCACGATGAGCGACTATGACATCATCAACATGGCCTCCATCATCGAGAAGGAGGCGCACAGCGACGATGATCGACCCAAGATGGCCTCGGTGATGTGCAACCGCATGAAGGCTGGCATGCGCCTGCAGAGCGATGTGACCATCATGTATGTGACGGGCCGAGAGCCGACGAAGGACGACCTCGCCTCGCAGAGCCCCTACAACACCTACGTCAGCCAGGGGTTGCCGCCCACACCCATCTGTAGTCCCAGCATGGCGAGCATCAAGGCCGCCATGGCACCTGCCAGCACGAATTACCTCTATTGGTATTGGAATGGCTCCGAGACCGTGTTCTCCGAGACGTTCGAGCAGCACCAGCAGGCCCAGGGCAGCTAGGAGCGTGTCATGAGCATCCTGCATCCCAGCCGCTGCGTGGCCTCCATCGACCTCCTCGGCGTGGACGACCTCGTGCGCGATGGCGTACGGTGCGTGCTCTTTGACCGTGACAACACCTGCGTGCCACGCGATACAAGGCAGGCGCCGCCCGCGGTGGCCGCCTGGTTCCGTCGGGTGCACGAGGCGGGGATCTCCACGTGCATGGTGTCCAACAACATTCATACGCGGGCGGTCGAGGACTCGGCACGGGAGCTTGCGAGCCTGGTGGTGCACCATGCGCTCAAGCCCCTTCCCTGTGCCGTGCGAGCTGCCCTCAGACGCATGGGCGTCTCGGCGGCGGAGGCCGTCATGGTGGGCGACCAGGTGTTCACTGACGTCCTCGCGGGCAATCTCGCGGGCGTGCGCACCATCCTCGTGCGGCCACAGTCCGCGTGCGACCTCCCACACATGCGACTGGTGCGCCTCCTCGAGCACCGCGTCATTGGGGAGCGTCCCTTCGAGGGCGAATAGCGTCCCTCTCCGAGTCGTATGCAATTCTGCGCAGGGCTCTTCCGAGTCGTTCGCAATTGCGAACGACTCGCCACCGACAAAACCGCAGATAAAAATGTTATCTCATCATTGTATGGCAGTCAGTTCGCCCGATAAATTGCATACGACTCGGTGGGGAAGCGGAGAGAATTGCGAACGACTCGGGGCCATCCATTCCCGTTTGCTAGAATCAAGGCCGATAAGCATCAAGAGACGCACGGGGTCATCAACCACATGAGCGAACAGGACACGGGCTACGTGGTCCATAAGGGCTGCGACCATATCTTCTTTGTGGGCTTTCTGGGGGCGGGCAAGTCGACGCTTGCGCGCAACCTCGGTGGCCTCTTCAACCGTGACTTTGTGGACACGGACAAGCTCGTGGAGCGCGCGCGTCACATGAGCGTCTGCCAGATCTTCGAGTGCGACGGTGAGCGGCGCTTTCGCGACTATGAGGTCGAGGCGCTCGGTAAGCTTCGGAGCCGCAAGTCGCTGCTGGTGAGCTGCGGCGGAGGCATCGTGGAGGACGGCCGCTCCTGTGCCATCATGCACGAGATGGGCAAGGTCGTCTTTCTTGATGGGGATCTCGTGGACTCCCTGCGCCAGATCCGTCATCCTGAGCTACGGCCTGACTTTGGCTGCGTCGAGGATGCGCGCAAGCTGTACCAGGCACGTCGTCCCCTCTATCAGGGCGCCGCCGACATT contains:
- the alaS gene encoding alanine--tRNA ligase, encoding MTSADYKTMTTAEVREDFLAFFEGKGCRLYPSSSLVPEDPSLLLANAGMNQFKEYYQGLRTMREIGATSCQKCLRTNDIENIGDASHLSFFEMLGNFSFGGYTKADAIAWAWEFISSPEHLGLPKDRLYMTVFEDDDEAVELWHAQGVAYDHISRLGADDNFWAAGPCGPCGPCSEIYFDLGPEFAGERPGDDGPRFLEFWNLVFTQYDRQEDGSLQELPHRNIDTGMGLERIAAIMQHQASNYEGDILRSLIAVGEGLADVRYHDSAATDRSLRILADHSRAVTFMIGDGILPSNEGRGYVLRRLLRRAVYHGRLMGIRGGFLTTYSAEVMRLMADVYPALTENRALIEGIITAEEERFGATLDAGEASLTEELSRLGAGEALSGDMAFKLHDTYGFPIDLTCEIAQGAGHGVDMAAFDARMEAQKERARASANRDAWGKAASVWVALSDRVPETQFEGYDSDELAGAHVLAIVDANGQEVSVAHVGDRVDVVLDRTSFYGEMGGQVGDTGKLVGDAVTLAVSDTRHHEGGLVAHVAEVTAGELMVGDMVRCVVDHGRRELIRRNHTATHLLDAALKQVLGEHVSQAGSLVAPDHLRFDFTHFEAMTPEEIERVEGLVNAEVFAAEPIVTQVMGIDEAKASGAVALFGEKYGDMVRVVSTGDADVPFSRELCGGTHAHNTAELGFFKIVSEGSVGSNARRIDAVTSAGALQYVDERLGLLAGVAQSLKCRPADVAARVAALEQELRDTRRQLEDVTTGASTGQLADALAHASQLEGYRCVFAKLKGPSGKELRSVWDAIRDGAGEGPVACVVASSTPDGKVALLAAATDAAVSAGFHAGDVIRYIADKVDGRGGGRPTMAQAGGADASGIDAALAAARELLGA
- the ruvX gene encoding Holliday junction resolvase RuvX codes for the protein MRALALDIGDARIGIAATDAGGTVASPVKVLPAAEVLSHAASFRRILEDVEPDVLVCGRPRTLSGEDGPQARKAMEQGRTIAERAGLPVEFVDERLSSAEAKRILRAEGLSERKMRGRVDMVAASLFLQTWLDARTDDQQR
- the mltG gene encoding endolytic transglycosylase MltG; translation: MARARTHRARRERSTRSPLPKLILVLVALVLVGVGGCQAWQRLFPPEEVGDVTPGQVVTVTIPDGSGTQDIANILFEGGIIAKRSDFTGEVKRQDAGASMKSGTYDIVTGANVADIVRLLVSGPNSNAKKLTVPEGLTVSQTATAVQTALGISTDDFLAQAKASNYVDDYPFLSSAQNDSLEGFLYPKTYDLSATDGSADAVIRAMLDQYRSEVMSLDLASAETGIESAYGITMSDYDIINMASIIEKEAHSDDDRPKMASVMCNRMKAGMRLQSDVTIMYVTGREPTKDDLASQSPYNTYVSQGLPPTPICSPSMASIKAAMAPASTNYLYWYWNGSETVFSETFEQHQQAQGS
- a CDS encoding YqeG family HAD IIIA-type phosphatase; the encoded protein is MSILHPSRCVASIDLLGVDDLVRDGVRCVLFDRDNTCVPRDTRQAPPAVAAWFRRVHEAGISTCMVSNNIHTRAVEDSARELASLVVHHALKPLPCAVRAALRRMGVSAAEAVMVGDQVFTDVLAGNLAGVRTILVRPQSACDLPHMRLVRLLEHRVIGERPFEGE
- a CDS encoding shikimate kinase, producing the protein MSEQDTGYVVHKGCDHIFFVGFLGAGKSTLARNLGGLFNRDFVDTDKLVERARHMSVCQIFECDGERRFRDYEVEALGKLRSRKSLLVSCGGGIVEDGRSCAIMHEMGKVVFLDGDLVDSLRQIRHPELRPDFGCVEDARKLYQARRPLYQGAADITIDIRGKSFEQVCSLAGCVLWEEGLL